A genomic region of Leptotrichia hofstadii contains the following coding sequences:
- the mreB gene encoding rod shape-determining protein — MKFLDIFKTNITPRGTRDIAIDLGTANTVVYVKGEGILVDEPTYVAINKKTEELEHIGEKAKEIIGRTAKHTKIIRPLKNGVISNYEVTERMLEEFLHRIKKDRFQSSRVIICVPSGVTQVERRAVIEVVKDAGAKEVYLIEEPIAAAIGVGIDLFEPKGHLIVDIGGGTTEIAFIVSGGAALSKSVKIAGDHLNEDIMEFVKDEYNLLIGEKTAEELKVNTISLADPEAEYEIKGRELGVGLPKSMKIKALDIDKAIRKHIDAIIDEVRLTIEEIEPEIAADIYETGIYLSGGGAGIRILKKRIEEELSLEVTVGEEAIHAVVLGIAEVLTDFNKYKNVIISPTYEY, encoded by the coding sequence ATGAAATTTTTGGATATTTTTAAAACAAATATAACACCAAGAGGTACACGTGATATAGCTATTGATCTAGGAACGGCGAATACTGTCGTGTATGTGAAGGGGGAAGGTATTCTAGTAGATGAGCCGACTTATGTTGCAATCAACAAGAAGACTGAGGAGCTGGAGCATATCGGTGAAAAAGCTAAGGAAATAATCGGAAGAACTGCTAAACATACAAAAATCATACGTCCATTAAAAAACGGAGTAATTTCAAACTACGAAGTTACAGAAAGAATGCTTGAAGAATTTTTGCATAGAATAAAAAAAGACAGATTTCAAAGTTCAAGAGTTATAATATGTGTTCCAAGCGGAGTCACGCAAGTAGAAAGAAGAGCTGTAATTGAAGTTGTAAAAGATGCAGGAGCGAAAGAGGTTTACTTGATTGAAGAGCCAATAGCGGCTGCAATTGGTGTTGGAATTGACCTGTTTGAGCCAAAAGGACATTTGATAGTTGATATAGGTGGAGGAACTACCGAAATTGCATTTATTGTATCTGGCGGGGCGGCATTATCAAAATCAGTAAAGATTGCTGGAGATCACTTAAATGAAGATATTATGGAATTTGTAAAAGATGAATATAATCTGCTGATTGGTGAAAAAACAGCTGAGGAACTGAAAGTAAATACAATAAGCCTTGCCGATCCAGAAGCTGAATACGAAATAAAAGGACGTGAATTGGGAGTAGGATTGCCAAAAAGCATGAAAATAAAAGCTTTGGATATTGACAAGGCGATTAGAAAACATATTGACGCAATTATTGATGAAGTAAGGCTTACGATAGAGGAAATAGAGCCTGAAATAGCGGCAGATATTTATGAAACAGGAATCTATCTGTCTGGTGGAGGAGCAGGAATAAGAATTCTGAAAAAGAGAATAGAAGAGGAACTGTCATTAGAAGTAACGGTTGGAGAAGAAGCGATTCACGCTGTTGTGCTGGGGATTGCAGAAGTGCTCACAGACTTTAATAAATACAAGAATGTCATTATTTCACCAACATACGAATATTAA
- a CDS encoding DNA translocase FtsK — translation MNKRKIEGAIWFIAGLILIMLLANKSSMLSDNVGENIFSLILGGIMLFFGKMTWFIAIVAMLYGIVLFFYEKIRVDITQGKVVALIGVFLSLSMFLVKGSVGKNPLPNVFTEAGRKLLEIGFNRESGGVPGALLSMPFYKILHLKWMTIGLITVLALFVCLLLKDYIELGYELLREVARYYKSDDYKEKKRKLKAKKYAENLKKTDYKRYQREMLKAKIIQSRSEKLSFEIAKKPKDNFLQKTEVYSKEELAEKEKEWIEIFEENEKQKILENAKKTENKEKNDKEEQETETKNTINNEEQEAPEPKKPEEIKEEDKTEKNEEQYEKEPKLEIVTPLRRETAVNSAQMDPNFQQFPKLEAFENSVAVEKGLEEELKEANAMLDSSQGYDDVVKKSIAEIFKSKPMDYKKKEKIEKSIRENVRHLENVLKEFGVEAKVVNYEYGPTITRYEIIIPKGIKVSKVTGLSDDIAMNLAAESIRIEAPIPGKNTIGIETPNKIKEPVHFSNIIKNKELDNGELKVILGKDIVGRDKLIDIVKMPHLLIAGQTGSGKSVAVNTLISTLISKKSENEVKFIMIDPKMVELMPYNDIPHLLVPVIIDPQQAAIALKWAVNEMENRYRKLMENGVRNIKKYNNLSYVEKMPYIVIIIDELADLMMVAAGSVEESIARIAQKARAVGIHLVVATQRPSTDVITGMIKANLPSRISFALRSQIDSRTILDTAGAEKLLGQGDMLLLANGSSKLERIQGAYISDDEVKNLTDTLKSARKVKYRNEILEETQEEMIDVDPFFENAINIIRQENKVSISLLQRKLKVGFNRASRIYEQLKEHGVISFDDQILVDNIDEIN, via the coding sequence ATGAATAAAAGAAAAATCGAAGGTGCAATATGGTTTATTGCCGGACTTATATTAATAATGCTTCTGGCAAACAAATCAAGCATGCTGAGTGATAATGTTGGGGAAAATATTTTTTCACTTATACTGGGTGGAATTATGCTCTTTTTTGGAAAAATGACATGGTTTATAGCGATTGTCGCCATGCTATACGGAATAGTTCTGTTTTTTTACGAGAAAATAAGGGTTGATATAACGCAGGGGAAAGTTGTTGCACTTATCGGAGTATTTCTGAGTCTATCCATGTTTCTGGTAAAAGGTTCGGTTGGGAAGAATCCTTTGCCGAATGTATTTACTGAAGCGGGAAGAAAACTTCTGGAAATAGGGTTTAACCGTGAAAGCGGAGGAGTTCCGGGAGCCCTGCTGTCGATGCCGTTTTATAAGATTTTGCATCTGAAATGGATGACTATTGGGCTGATTACCGTGCTGGCATTATTTGTCTGCCTTTTGCTAAAGGACTATATAGAGCTTGGTTATGAACTGCTAAGAGAAGTTGCAAGATATTACAAGAGCGACGACTATAAGGAAAAAAAGAGAAAACTGAAAGCAAAAAAATATGCGGAAAACTTGAAAAAGACAGATTACAAACGTTATCAGAGGGAAATGCTCAAGGCAAAAATTATTCAGTCAAGAAGTGAAAAGCTGAGTTTTGAAATTGCTAAAAAGCCAAAGGATAACTTTTTGCAGAAAACGGAAGTCTATTCTAAGGAAGAGCTGGCTGAAAAAGAGAAGGAATGGATTGAAATCTTTGAAGAAAATGAAAAGCAGAAGATTCTGGAAAATGCTAAGAAAACTGAGAATAAAGAAAAAAATGACAAGGAAGAACAGGAAACTGAAACTAAAAATACTATAAATAATGAGGAACAGGAAGCGCCTGAGCCTAAAAAGCCTGAAGAAATAAAAGAGGAAGATAAAACGGAAAAAAATGAGGAACAGTATGAAAAAGAGCCAAAACTTGAAATTGTAACGCCTTTAAGAAGGGAAACAGCTGTTAATTCAGCACAGATGGATCCCAATTTTCAGCAGTTTCCAAAACTTGAAGCATTTGAAAACAGCGTGGCTGTGGAAAAGGGGCTGGAAGAGGAGCTAAAGGAAGCCAATGCAATGCTTGACAGCAGTCAGGGATATGATGATGTAGTGAAAAAGTCTATTGCTGAAATATTCAAGTCTAAGCCGATGGATTATAAGAAAAAGGAAAAAATTGAAAAGAGCATAAGGGAAAATGTGAGGCATCTGGAAAACGTTTTAAAGGAATTCGGGGTAGAAGCAAAAGTTGTGAACTATGAATACGGGCCTACAATTACGAGATACGAAATTATTATTCCAAAAGGTATAAAAGTGAGCAAGGTTACAGGACTTTCGGATGATATAGCAATGAACCTTGCGGCGGAAAGTATCCGTATAGAAGCTCCAATTCCTGGAAAAAATACTATTGGAATTGAAACTCCAAATAAGATCAAGGAGCCAGTGCATTTTTCTAATATTATAAAGAATAAAGAGCTTGACAACGGAGAATTAAAGGTAATACTGGGAAAAGATATAGTTGGAAGAGATAAGCTGATAGACATTGTAAAGATGCCGCATTTGCTGATAGCTGGACAGACGGGTTCTGGGAAATCTGTAGCGGTAAATACATTGATTTCCACATTAATTTCCAAGAAGTCTGAAAATGAAGTAAAATTTATAATGATAGATCCCAAGATGGTAGAGCTTATGCCATATAATGATATTCCACATTTGCTAGTTCCAGTAATCATAGATCCGCAGCAGGCGGCAATTGCCTTAAAATGGGCTGTAAATGAAATGGAGAACAGATATAGGAAGCTTATGGAAAATGGTGTAAGAAACATAAAAAAATACAATAATCTTAGCTATGTGGAAAAAATGCCATATATTGTCATAATTATTGATGAGCTGGCTGATCTTATGATGGTTGCGGCTGGAAGCGTTGAGGAGTCGATTGCGAGAATTGCTCAGAAGGCAAGGGCGGTAGGAATCCATTTGGTTGTAGCGACACAGCGTCCGTCTACAGATGTCATAACTGGAATGATAAAGGCAAATCTGCCAAGCAGAATTTCCTTTGCATTAAGATCCCAAATTGATTCAAGAACTATATTGGATACAGCTGGCGCTGAAAAGCTGCTGGGACAGGGAGATATGCTTCTTCTTGCCAACGGGTCTTCAAAGCTGGAAAGGATTCAAGGGGCGTATATTTCAGATGATGAGGTTAAAAACTTGACAGATACGCTAAAATCTGCCAGAAAAGTAAAATATAGAAATGAAATTCTGGAAGAGACGCAGGAAGAAATGATAGATGTAGATCCTTTCTTTGAAAATGCAATAAATATTATAAGACAGGAGAACAAGGTATCAATTTCATTGCTGCAACGTAAATTGAAGGTAGGATTTAACAGGGCTTCAAGAATTTATGAACAGCTTAAGGAACATGGTGTCATAAGTTTTGACGATCAGATATTAGTTGACAATATTGATGAAATAAATTAA
- the agp gene encoding bifunctional glucose-1-phosphatase/inositol phosphatase, with amino-acid sequence MSKIRKVAVFLMFVFCSLMTFSSENLQLEKVVIFSRHGLRSPLTSPGSRLSKVTPYEWENWDVPASHLTKKGAILETYFGQYINDWLIQNEVIKKGECLSPDNAQIYTNSLQRTIATGQSLTTGIFPGCDIKTEHKMEIGKMDPVFNPVITTDNAKFKEEALKGMNLKKQNQELKGSYSLLSDVINYTKSEECLKEGKCKFFNEEGTLKIEKDKEPGVDGPIKLGTQIGDALLLQYYEGYPLDKIAGNNINTREKWQKITDIKNGYEDLLFATEKVAKNVAAPLIKYIYNDVSSSNHKVTVLVGHDSNLVAMFAALGFKDYKLEEQVEKTPIGGKVFFEIWKDKKTGERKVKVEYIYQTLSQIRETQKLTKENPPKHTVLEMKNCKIDRGGYCPYSKFMAELKKFN; translated from the coding sequence ATGTCAAAAATAAGAAAAGTTGCGGTATTTTTGATGTTTGTTTTTTGTAGTTTGATGACGTTCTCAAGTGAAAATTTGCAGCTGGAAAAGGTTGTGATTTTCAGCAGGCATGGGCTGCGTTCACCATTGACATCGCCGGGGAGCAGATTGTCGAAGGTAACTCCGTATGAATGGGAGAACTGGGATGTTCCCGCAAGCCATTTGACAAAAAAAGGCGCTATTCTGGAAACTTATTTTGGACAGTATATAAATGACTGGTTAATACAAAATGAAGTTATAAAAAAAGGAGAGTGCTTAAGTCCTGATAATGCCCAAATTTATACAAATAGCCTGCAAAGAACAATTGCAACTGGGCAATCACTTACAACTGGGATATTTCCGGGATGTGATATTAAAACAGAGCATAAAATGGAAATAGGGAAAATGGATCCTGTATTTAATCCAGTAATTACAACTGATAATGCAAAATTTAAGGAAGAAGCGTTAAAAGGGATGAATTTAAAGAAGCAGAATCAGGAATTAAAAGGTTCGTACTCTTTATTAAGCGATGTGATTAACTATACAAAATCTGAAGAATGCCTGAAGGAAGGAAAATGTAAATTTTTTAATGAGGAAGGAACGTTGAAAATTGAAAAGGATAAGGAGCCAGGAGTAGACGGACCGATAAAATTGGGGACACAGATTGGAGATGCCTTGTTATTGCAGTATTATGAAGGGTATCCCCTGGATAAAATTGCTGGAAATAATATAAATACAAGAGAAAAATGGCAAAAAATAACAGATATAAAAAACGGATATGAAGATTTGCTGTTTGCAACAGAAAAAGTAGCTAAAAATGTGGCTGCGCCGCTGATAAAATACATTTATAACGATGTAAGCTCTTCAAATCACAAAGTAACGGTATTAGTGGGGCATGATTCTAATCTAGTTGCCATGTTTGCCGCGTTAGGCTTTAAAGATTATAAGCTGGAAGAGCAAGTTGAAAAAACTCCAATTGGCGGAAAAGTATTCTTTGAAATTTGGAAAGATAAAAAAACAGGAGAAAGAAAAGTAAAAGTTGAGTACATATATCAGACATTGAGCCAAATAAGGGAAACGCAAAAATTGACAAAGGAAAATCCACCAAAACATACAGTTTTAGAAATGAAAAATTGTAAAATTGACAGAGGAGGATATTGTCCGTATTCTAAATTTATGGCAGAATTAAAAAAATTTAATTAA
- the ricT gene encoding PSP1 family protein — protein sequence MKIINIKFRKTKKVYPFMINDAENYKKGDHVLVDTIRGEQIGIVLGIALNKENGEQDELKIREVKRKLSSKEVQKLLELDKKADEAYFKCKKIVKELLPEMNLVIGEYTFDESKLIFYFTASNRLDFRELVKEVNRTFKKRVEFYQIKTNDEGRILSAFGKYGREIYW from the coding sequence GTGAAGATAATAAATATTAAATTCAGAAAGACAAAAAAAGTTTATCCATTTATGATAAACGATGCTGAAAATTATAAAAAAGGGGATCATGTGCTAGTTGACACAATCCGTGGAGAGCAGATTGGAATAGTCTTGGGAATTGCCTTGAATAAAGAAAATGGCGAACAGGATGAACTCAAAATCAGGGAAGTTAAAAGAAAGCTGTCAAGCAAGGAAGTTCAGAAACTGCTGGAACTGGATAAAAAAGCGGATGAGGCCTATTTTAAATGCAAAAAGATTGTAAAGGAGCTGCTTCCTGAGATGAATCTTGTTATCGGAGAGTACACATTTGATGAAAGCAAGCTTATATTTTACTTTACGGCTAGCAACAGGCTAGATTTTAGGGAACTTGTAAAGGAAGTGAACAGAACATTTAAAAAAAGGGTGGAATTTTATCAGATTAAGACAAATGATGAAGGGAGAATACTGTCTGCCTTTGGAAAATATGGAAGGGAAATTTACTGGTAG
- the radC gene encoding RadC family protein: MIGDNRELILGPELAEEQEKGHRERLRQRFLSTGAKGFLDYELLELLLTYTVIRKNCRGIAKNLLKKYGDLYTLLKQPEEELRKNKYITERTIVFLKLLFEIIENGLYKKVHNKKITLSSNVKLMNYLEYSLLKRDIEVFKVLFLNTQNELLKEEELFRGTIDRSTVYIRELIKKILEYNAKSVILVHNHPAGSLRPSDSDIRLTKKVKEVFESLEIRLLDHLIISEKGYFSFLEGGIL; the protein is encoded by the coding sequence ATGATAGGGGATAATAGAGAGCTGATATTGGGACCTGAATTGGCTGAAGAGCAGGAAAAAGGACATAGAGAACGGCTCAGGCAGAGATTTCTTTCGACAGGAGCAAAAGGTTTTCTTGACTATGAACTTCTGGAACTGTTGCTCACATATACTGTCATTAGAAAGAATTGCAGGGGAATTGCTAAGAATTTGTTAAAAAAATATGGAGATTTGTATACACTTTTGAAGCAGCCTGAGGAAGAATTACGAAAAAATAAGTATATTACTGAAAGAACGATAGTGTTTTTAAAACTTCTGTTTGAGATAATTGAAAATGGGCTTTATAAAAAAGTGCATAATAAGAAAATTACACTATCCAGTAATGTAAAGCTTATGAACTACTTGGAATATTCGTTGCTAAAAAGGGATATTGAAGTATTTAAGGTGCTGTTTTTAAATACTCAGAATGAACTTCTGAAGGAAGAGGAGCTGTTTCGCGGAACAATTGACAGAAGTACAGTCTACATTCGTGAACTGATAAAGAAAATTTTAGAATACAATGCAAAATCTGTAATTCTGGTGCATAATCATCCAGCAGGCTCGTTAAGGCCGTCAGATTCTGATATTAGATTGACAAAAAAAGTGAAAGAGGTTTTTGAAAGTCTGGAAATACGGCTTTTGGATCATCTTATAATAAGTGAGAAGGGATATTTTAGTTTTTTAGAAGGTGGAATATTGTGA
- the nagA gene encoding N-acetylglucosamine-6-phosphate deacetylase — translation MIIKNAKIFDGEKFIEEDTVVLDGKFIKKITDFSLIDEKELENQEVVDAKGMVLSPGFIDLQLNGCGGVLFNDDISRKTLEIMNETNKRYGCTSFLPTLITSPDEKIEKALNLMKEIKDKEEIGVLGLHIEGPYISVEKKGIHRPEYIRVLSDEMIEKIANAGPESTKIITIAPEKAKVEHLEILKKAGINIAVGHTNATYKECMEKKDYFNCATHLYNAMRALDSREPGVVGFLFNNDTTNCGIIVDGLHMDFASVEIAKKILKDRLYLVTDAVSPAGTDNMTEFMFEGNRVLYKDGKCVSPEGTLGGSALVMIDGVKNLVEKVHVSLEEALRMATSYPAEAVAVDEKYGFIKEGYVADLTYFDDKFNVKGTISKGILTEY, via the coding sequence ATGATTATAAAAAATGCAAAGATATTTGATGGGGAAAAATTTATTGAGGAAGATACCGTTGTTTTGGATGGGAAATTTATAAAGAAAATAACAGATTTTTCATTGATTGATGAAAAAGAATTAGAAAATCAGGAAGTAGTTGATGCCAAAGGGATGGTTCTGTCGCCAGGATTTATTGATTTACAGCTTAATGGATGTGGAGGAGTGCTGTTTAATGATGATATTTCGAGAAAGACACTTGAGATAATGAATGAAACTAATAAAAGATATGGATGCACTTCGTTTTTGCCAACGCTTATAACTTCTCCCGATGAGAAAATAGAAAAAGCTCTGAATCTTATGAAGGAAATAAAAGATAAGGAGGAAATTGGAGTTTTGGGGCTTCACATAGAAGGACCTTATATAAGTGTTGAAAAAAAAGGAATTCATCGTCCTGAATATATAAGAGTCCTATCTGATGAAATGATAGAAAAAATAGCGAATGCAGGACCTGAATCTACAAAAATAATAACAATTGCACCTGAAAAGGCTAAAGTTGAACATCTTGAAATATTAAAAAAAGCAGGGATTAATATCGCTGTGGGGCATACGAATGCAACGTATAAGGAATGTATGGAAAAGAAAGACTATTTTAACTGTGCTACGCATTTGTATAATGCCATGAGAGCATTGGATTCAAGAGAGCCAGGAGTTGTAGGGTTTTTATTCAATAATGACACTACAAACTGCGGAATAATAGTTGATGGGCTTCACATGGACTTTGCCTCTGTGGAGATTGCTAAAAAAATATTGAAGGATCGGCTTTATCTTGTGACAGATGCTGTTAGTCCTGCTGGAACTGATAATATGACAGAATTTATGTTTGAAGGAAATAGAGTTCTATATAAGGATGGAAAATGTGTTTCGCCAGAAGGGACGCTAGGTGGATCAGCTTTAGTTATGATTGATGGAGTAAAAAATCTTGTAGAAAAAGTTCATGTTTCGCTAGAAGAAGCACTTAGAATGGCTACTTCTTATCCAGCAGAGGCTGTAGCTGTGGATGAAAAATATGGATTTATAAAGGAAGGGTATGTTGCAGATTTGACATATTTTGATGACAAGTTTAATGTGAAGGGGACAATTAGTAAGGGCATATTGACAGAATATTAA
- the nagB gene encoding glucosamine-6-phosphate deaminase gives MRVIILKNADEVAKWSAYQIAKKILKFKPTKEKPFVLGLPTGSTPLATYKELINLYNEKILSFENVVTFNMDEYVGLKPEDPQSYHYFMNENFFKYIDIKKENINILNGCAGDLEKECEDYENKIKAVGGIQLFLGGVGEDGHIAFNEPGSSLSSHTRDKDLTYDTILANSRFFDNDIEKVPKLALTIGVGTLMESKEVMILANGYKKARAVYHGVEGGVNHLWTISALQLHRRAVLVIDEMAASDIKVKTYRYFKEIEAKNLDLEEYKKYLIELAE, from the coding sequence ATGCGTGTAATTATTCTTAAAAATGCTGATGAAGTTGCAAAATGGAGTGCATACCAAATAGCTAAAAAAATACTGAAATTTAAGCCTACAAAGGAAAAACCTTTTGTACTGGGGCTTCCTACTGGCTCTACACCGCTTGCAACTTATAAGGAATTGATAAATTTGTATAATGAAAAAATATTATCGTTTGAGAATGTTGTGACTTTCAATATGGATGAATATGTGGGATTAAAGCCAGAAGATCCGCAAAGTTATCATTATTTTATGAATGAGAACTTTTTTAAATATATTGATATAAAAAAAGAAAATATAAATATTCTGAATGGATGTGCCGGAGATTTGGAAAAAGAATGTGAAGATTATGAGAACAAAATAAAGGCAGTAGGTGGAATACAGCTATTTTTAGGTGGAGTTGGAGAGGATGGACATATTGCATTTAATGAGCCTGGGTCCTCACTTTCTTCACATACACGTGATAAAGACTTGACTTACGACACAATCTTGGCAAATTCCAGATTTTTTGACAATGACATCGAAAAAGTGCCAAAACTGGCATTGACAATAGGTGTAGGAACATTAATGGAGTCAAAGGAAGTCATGATTCTTGCAAATGGCTATAAAAAGGCTCGTGCAGTTTATCATGGCGTAGAAGGCGGAGTAAATCATCTTTGGACAATTTCAGCTTTGCAGCTGCATAGAAGGGCTGTATTAGTAATTGATGAGATGGCAGCTTCGGATATAAAAGTAAAAACGTACAGGTATTTTAAGGAAATTGAGGCAAAAAATTTGGATTTGGAAGAATATAAAAAGTATTTAATAGAATTAGCAGAATAG
- a CDS encoding dTDP-glucose 4,6-dehydratase produces MKTYLVTGAAGFIGANYLKYILNKYKNDEIKVIVVDVLTYAGNLGTIAEEIKDERVKFERVDIRDQKEIARIFSENEIDFVVNFAAESHVDRSIENPQIFLETNIIGTQNLLENAKKAWTVSKDENGYPVYREGVKYLQVSTDEVYGSLSKDYDTAIDLVIDDEEVKKVVKNRTNLKTYGKNFFTEKTSLDPRSPYSASKASADHIVIAYGETYKMPINITRCSNNYGPYHFPEKLIPLMIKNVLEGKKLPVYGKGDNVRDWLYVEDHCKGIDLVLRNANIYEIYNIGGFNEEQNINIVKLVIDILKEEIENNEEYKKVLKTDLQNINYDLITYVQDRLGHDMRYAIDPSKIARDLGWYPETDFETGIRKTVKWYLEHQDWVNEVVSGDYQKYYEEMYGNK; encoded by the coding sequence ATGAAAACATATTTAGTGACAGGTGCCGCAGGCTTTATCGGTGCCAATTATTTAAAATATATTTTAAATAAATATAAAAATGATGAAATTAAGGTAATTGTCGTAGATGTGCTAACTTATGCCGGAAATTTAGGTACAATTGCTGAAGAAATTAAGGATGAAAGAGTAAAATTTGAAAGGGTTGATATTCGTGACCAAAAGGAAATTGCGAGAATTTTTTCTGAAAATGAAATTGATTTTGTTGTAAACTTTGCGGCAGAGTCGCACGTTGACCGTTCCATAGAAAATCCGCAAATATTTTTAGAAACAAACATTATTGGTACTCAAAATCTTTTGGAAAATGCTAAAAAAGCATGGACTGTTTCAAAAGATGAAAATGGATATCCAGTTTACAGAGAAGGTGTAAAATATTTACAAGTTTCCACAGACGAAGTTTACGGAAGTCTTTCAAAAGATTATGACACAGCGATTGACTTGGTAATTGATGATGAAGAAGTGAAAAAAGTTGTAAAAAATAGAACGAATTTAAAAACTTACGGAAAAAATTTCTTCACAGAAAAAACTTCACTTGACCCAAGAAGCCCATATTCAGCTTCCAAAGCGAGTGCCGACCACATCGTAATTGCCTACGGTGAAACTTACAAAATGCCAATAAATATTACAAGATGTTCAAACAACTACGGACCTTACCATTTCCCAGAAAAATTAATCCCACTTATGATTAAAAACGTACTGGAAGGTAAAAAGTTGCCAGTTTACGGAAAAGGGGACAATGTAAGGGATTGGCTTTATGTGGAAGATCACTGTAAAGGAATCGACTTAGTTTTAAGAAATGCCAATATTTACGAAATTTACAATATTGGTGGTTTTAACGAAGAACAAAATATTAATATTGTAAAACTGGTTATTGACATTTTAAAAGAAGAAATTGAAAATAATGAGGAATATAAAAAAGTTCTAAAAACTGACTTGCAAAATATAAATTATGATTTGATTACTTATGTTCAAGATAGACTTGGACACGATATGAGATATGCTATTGACCCTTCTAAAATTGCAAGGGATTTAGGATGGTATCCAGAAACAGATTTTGAAACAGGTATCAGAAAAACTGTAAAATGGTACTTGGAACATCAGGACTGGGTAAACGAAGTAGTCTCAGGAGATTATCAAAAATATTACGAAGAAATGTACGGAAATAAATAA
- the rfbC gene encoding dTDP-4-dehydrorhamnose 3,5-epimerase — MNNFTIKETPIKDLVIIEPKVFGDERGFFMETYNQKSFEELGLTMNFVQDNHSKSKKGVLRGLHFQTKHTQGKLVRVIKGSVYDVAVDLRKESETFGKWYAVKLSAENKLMFYVPEGFAHGFLTLEDETEFVYRCTDLYAPEYDSGLLWSDKTLNIDWKFEEFGINPDELTISEKDKVQQKFDENKNYFE; from the coding sequence ATGAACAATTTTACAATAAAAGAAACCCCAATAAAAGATTTAGTAATAATCGAACCCAAAGTTTTTGGAGATGAAAGAGGATTTTTTATGGAAACTTACAATCAAAAATCCTTTGAGGAGTTAGGACTTACAATGAACTTCGTCCAAGACAACCACTCAAAATCCAAAAAAGGCGTTTTACGTGGACTTCACTTCCAGACAAAGCACACTCAAGGGAAATTAGTTCGTGTAATAAAGGGAAGCGTCTACGATGTGGCAGTTGATTTAAGAAAAGAAAGTGAAACTTTTGGAAAATGGTACGCAGTAAAATTATCTGCTGAAAACAAATTAATGTTCTACGTTCCAGAAGGCTTTGCACATGGATTTCTAACACTTGAAGATGAAACAGAATTTGTTTACAGATGTACAGACTTATATGCTCCAGAATACGACAGCGGGCTTTTATGGAGCGATAAAACTTTAAATATCGACTGGAAATTTGAAGAATTTGGAATAAATCCCGATGAACTGACAATTTCTGAAAAAGACAAAGTTCAGCAGAAATTTGATGAAAACAAAAATTATTTTGAATAA